From one Humulus lupulus chromosome 8, drHumLupu1.1, whole genome shotgun sequence genomic stretch:
- the LOC133798145 gene encoding uncharacterized protein LOC133798145, with protein MASAATRCGGNRSLLDQKFGLFEIQSNRNDRPCSLAIRNHARGITGKKLIATTTSLEKNRSTHPVTCHPQSVGIESGWNCSGTEAVAYEKLDEWMRDSVVEIVKNLREAPLMLHVYNKEKETENDGVESKMVMEKAASAGDWAVAKDKWEAGDAPLPEGLIFVEELGDDSERHEEEENDSLEGMTRAWGVVIQGKGVECPPACYLLKTSTAGAGLDCGLGFGCTHFCLVRVNSFRETAESQLRNCWL; from the coding sequence ATGGCGTCGGCGGCAACCCGTTGCGGAGGCAATCGCAGTCTCCTAGATCAAAAGTTTGGTTTGTTTGAGATTCAGTCCAATCGGAATGATCGGCCGTGTTCTTTGGCGATTCGGAACCACGCCAGGGGTATAACCGGGAAAAAATTAATAGCCACGACGACGTCATTGGAGAAGAATCGTTCGACTCATCCGGTGACTTGTCATCCACAGTCGGTGGGAATAGAGAGCGGGTGGAATTGCTCCGGTACGGAAGCGGTGGCGTACGAGAAACTAGATGAGTGGATGAGAGATTCGGTGGTTGAGATTGTGAAGAACCTTCGAGAAGCGCCGTTGATGCTCCACGTCTACAATAAGGAGAAGGAGACTGAGAACGATGGCGTTGAGTCAAAGATGGTGATGGAGAAGGCGGCGTCAGCGGGGGATTGGGCGGTGGCGAAGGATAAGTGGGAAGCCGGAGATGCGCCATTACCGGAAGGCCTGATATTCGTGGAAGAGCTTGGGGATGACTCCGAACGACATGAAGAGGAGGAAAACGACAGCTTGGAAGGGATGACGAGGGCGTGGGGGGTGGTCATACAAGGGAAAGGGGTAGAGTGTCCTCCAGCGTGTTATTTGCTCAAGACTAGTACGGCCGGGGCAGGATTGGATTGCGGACTCGGGTTTGGATGCACTCATTTTTGTTTGGTTCGGGTGAATAGCTTTAGGGAAACGGCGGAGTCTCAACTGAGGAATTGTTGGTTGTAG